From a single Lewinella sp. LCG006 genomic region:
- a CDS encoding acetyl-CoA carboxylase biotin carboxyl carrier protein subunit has translation MKHLEDISAKVNGRFEFNSDEIDQLDFTPIDERNFHILSNGKSYRAELVSRNFQRKLFTIKINGSKYEIKLADAYDQMVERLGLGAINTTVVADIMAPMPGLVLQVMAKAGDSVAAGQPILILEAMKMENVIKAVADGVIAKIPVSKGAAVEKGQLLVKMEA, from the coding sequence ATGAAACATCTGGAAGACATCAGTGCTAAAGTCAATGGCCGTTTCGAGTTTAACAGTGATGAAATCGACCAACTGGATTTCACGCCCATTGATGAGCGTAATTTTCATATCCTCTCCAATGGCAAATCCTACCGTGCAGAACTCGTTAGTCGCAATTTCCAGCGTAAACTATTTACCATCAAAATCAATGGCAGCAAATACGAGATCAAGTTAGCCGATGCCTATGATCAGATGGTGGAACGTCTCGGCTTGGGTGCAATCAACACTACTGTAGTGGCCGACATTATGGCACCCATGCCAGGGCTGGTACTGCAAGTAATGGCCAAAGCAGGAGACAGCGTCGCCGCCGGACAACCTATTCTCATCCTCGAAGCCATGAAGATGGAAAACGTCATCAAAGCCGTCGCCGATGGCGTTATCGCTAAAATTCCTGTCTCGAAAGGCGCTGCCGTTGAAAAAGGGCAGTTGTTGGTGAAGATGGAGGCTTAA
- a CDS encoding SET domain-containing protein, translating to MSTRLPFLYIKTTKGRGRGIFTAQEIPEGSHIESCPVLVLSEEDTALIHQTRLHDYYFLWGDEGESAIALGFGSLYNHSSKANADYEMDLEMNTIEIIALRDIQPGEEVTINYTDGEFHQTELWFKEK from the coding sequence ATGTCCACCCGATTACCATTCCTCTACATCAAAACGACCAAGGGTCGAGGGCGCGGGATTTTTACTGCTCAGGAGATTCCAGAAGGTAGCCATATCGAGTCCTGCCCGGTCTTAGTGCTTTCGGAAGAGGATACCGCTCTTATCCATCAGACCAGACTGCATGATTATTATTTCCTTTGGGGCGACGAGGGGGAATCCGCTATTGCGCTGGGTTTTGGTTCGCTGTACAACCACTCCTCTAAAGCGAATGCTGACTACGAGATGGACCTAGAGATGAACACCATCGAAATCATTGCCTTGCGAGACATCCAGCCCGGCGAAGAAGTCACCATCAATTATACCGACGGCGAATTTCACCAGACGGAGCTGTGGTTTAAAGAGAAGTAA